The following proteins are encoded in a genomic region of Drosophila miranda strain MSH22 chromosome 4, D.miranda_PacBio2.1, whole genome shotgun sequence:
- the LOC108162309 gene encoding filamin A-interacting protein 1-like isoform X6, with protein sequence MPLATLNQIERKQCASTVMMEMYETGAGAGAGGAAVVGGACAGAAAAAGAVGDCAIVVESSLLVACDYDEHAEDEGIGESLRSGVDQTELQELNGQPSTPPMPRDSKRASLSQESLCVCGAAAGCNCQTEPKLKKCECKPLINTQKQTGSAAVAAKEEMLKQDEKDQENKPRNTTSSKNKSSPVCEVIGKSCSSMTMLAHPRVDITIQYPALKPYTKNNVLDPERLTEFLEANLYEREQEHRQMMGLAVMVQFMSQKLDACACAETKEQCARDRSALEETIGLLQQTQRDCEELRQELNAKDVEWAQRQQEREHLHRTELKQAEDKVMEMQMLAKQRFCELEAQLRAKDEEHKLVQEAYQLEVSHKLALKLEQLTTAEAQIMDLQSRLQKAGVQEQELRDRLIRKKNIHTTSIHEGAQREQELNERVQSLTKELNTLRASKEYSERDLRDRLTLSQDEISVLRTSSQQRSTSTRTSLSDTSAELCRLTSEAESLRCVLELKQAEISTLSKENADLKREGEERLKLANQLDLLKSKNELLQLELETKAEKEKETQQKLDELQKAYNHESMKRTRLTFDKEEMVYLLKTRTEKLHNAEARLQERSLSSQDGSHCFSRSTNESASSPTSPMIKGMIERNDSISWTLEIDGETPKVQSAKMVRRNGSLRGSNERSPIQRRQQSISNGHANGHSSSSLRNGTSSSVHRNGGPNPLSQSMSATALVRGSHSLSGESESVSRTRSHSMCIKASASTSAVCEKRHTSELATLGGELLLPDWNEDPHPVCSSSPHTHATLQSEMRPRSSTMKLMSSEANPLKKFQEIQESAGEAMVSGANSEDESCSASSEDMMRSSTSSTASVGSLSKRPKQPSSRMSIEEALPCTPMEVSWSEDAADAEAEA encoded by the exons ATGCCTTTGGCCACATTAAACCAAATAGAGCGGAAGCAGTGTGCAAGTACCGTAATGATGGAAATGTACGAAACGGGTGCGGGTGCCGGTGCGGGTGGTGCTGCAGTGGTGGGTGGTGCTTGTGCCggtgccgctgccgctgccggtGCTGTGGGTGATTGTGCCATAGTCGTCGAGTCGTCGCTGCTGGTCGCCTGCGATTATGATGAGCATGCCGAGGATGAGGGAATTGGCG AATCCCTGCGTTCTGGCGTGGATCAAACGGAGTTGCAGGAGCTCAATGGACAGCCTTCGACACCGCCAATGCCAAGGGACTCGAAGCGGGCTTCCCTTAGCCAGGAGTCGCTCTGCGTTTGCGGTGCCGCCGCTGGTTGCAATTGTCAGACGGAGCCCAAGCTCAAGAAATGCGAATGCAAACCCCTTATCAATACCCAGAAACAGACAGGATCTGCGGCAGTCGCAGCCAAGGAGGAGATGCTCAAACAGGATGAGAAAGATCAGGAAAACAAACCCCGTAATACAACTAGTAGTAAAAATAAG TCGAGTCCAGTCTGCGAAGTCATTGGAAAGTCTTGCAGTTCAATGACGATGCTTGCCCATCCCCGGGTGGACATAACCATCCAGTATCCCGCCCTGAAGCCCTACACTAAGAACAATGTGCTCGACCCTGAGCGTTTGACAGAGTTTCTCGAGGCCAACCTCTACGAGAGGGAGCAGGAGCACCGTCAGATGATGGGACTCGCCGTAATGGTTCAGTTCATGTCTCAAAAG CTGGATGCCTGCGCCTGCGCGGAGACCAAAGAGCAGTGTGCCCGGGACAGGAGCGCCCTGGAGGAGACGATCGGGCTGCTGCAGCAGACGCAGCGGGATTGCGAGGAGCTGCGCCAAGAGCTGAACGCCAAGGACGTGGAGTGGGCCCAGCGGCAGCAGGAACGAGAGCATTTGCATCGCACTGAACTGAAGCAAG CTGAAGATAAAGTAATGGAGATGCAAATGCTTGCAAAGCAAAGGTTCTGCGAACTGGAGGCCCAGCTGCGGGCCAAGGACGAGGAGCACAAGCTGGTGCAGGAGGCCTACCAGCTGGAGGTCTCGCACAAGCTGGCCCTCAAGCTGGAACAGTTGACGACCGCCGAGGCACAGATAATGGATCTGCAGTCGCGCCTGCAAAAGGCCGGGGtccaggagcaggagctccGCGACAGACTTATCCGCAAGAAGAACATCCACACCACCAGCATTCACGAGGGCGCCCAGCGCGAACAGGAGCTCAACGAGCGCGTCCAGAGCCTCACCAAGGAGCTGAACACGTTGCGGGCCAGCAAGGAGTACAGCGAGCGCGATCTGCGCGATCGCCTGACCCTCTCACAGGACGAGATATCCGTGCTGCGAACCTCGTCCCAGCAGCGTAGTACCAGCACCAGGACCAGCCTGTCCGACACCAGTGCGGAGCTGTGCCGCCTGACCAGCGAGGCCGAGAGCCTGCGCTGCGTCCTGGAGCTGAAGCAGGCGGAGATTTCAACGCTGTCCAAGGAGAACGCGGACCTGAAGCGCGAGGGCGAGGAGCGCCTAAAGCTGGCCAATCAGCTGGATCTGCTCAAGTCCAAGAACGAGCTGCTGCAGCTAGAACTAGAGACCAAAGCCGAAAAGGAAAA GGAAACTCAACAAAAGTTGGATGAACTCCAGAAGGCCTACAATCATGAGAGCATGAAGCGCACTCGTCTCACCTTCGACAAGGAGGAAATGGTGTACCTCCTCAAGACACGCACCGAGAAGCTGCACAACGCCGAGGCTCGGCTGCAGGAGCGATCCCTCAGCTCGCAGGACGGTTCGCACTGCTTCAGCCGCAGCACCAACGAGTCAGCGTCGTCGCCCACATCGCCGATGATCAAGGGCATGATCGAGAGGAACGACTCGATCAGCTGGACCCTGGAGATCGACGGCGAGACGCCCAAGGTGCAGTCCGCCAAGATGGTGCGTCGCAACGGCTCTCTACGTGGCAGCAACGAGCGCAGTCCCATCCAGCGCCGCCAGCAGTCGATAAGCAATGGACACGCCAATGGTCACTCATCGTCGTCCCTAAGGAATGGCACCTCATCGTCGGTCCACAGAAATGGCGGACCCAATCCGCTCTCGCAGAGCATGTCGGCCACAGCGCTGGTGCGTGGCAGTCACTCACTCAGCGGCGAATCGGAGTCGGTGTCCCGCACACGATCCCATTCCATGTGCATCAAGGCCTCTGCTTCGACGTCCGCTGTTTGCGAGAAACGACACACATCCGAGCTCGCCACGCTGGGCGGAGAGCTGCTATTGCCCGACTGGAACGAGGATCCCCATCCCGTCTGCTCCAGCTCGCCACATACCCATGCCACGCTGCAGTCGGAGATGCGTCCGCGCAGCTCCACCATGAAGCTCATGTCGTCCGAGGCCAATCCCCTGAAGAAGTTCCAGGAGATCCAGGAGTCGGCCGGCGAGGCCATGGTCTCCGGTGCCAACTCCGAGGACGAGAGCTGCTCGGCCTCATCGGAGGACATGATGCGCAGCTCCACCTCCAGCACAGCATCGGTGGGCTCCCTCTCCAAGAGACCGAAGCAGCCGTCCTCCCGCATGTCCATTGAGGAGGCGCTGCCCTGCACCCCCATGGAGGTCAGCTGGTCGGAGGATGCCGCCGATGCGGAGGCCGAGGCATGA
- the LOC108162311 gene encoding medium-chain acyl-CoA ligase ACSF2, mitochondrial, producing MNKKLQIVSRHVLRQGPLVQAMRSVSTSMPVLISHRHHIGKEPLVYRTVGQQLELSASKYPDTEAIVSCQEGKRYTFKSLLEEVDRLAAGFRRLGLRPGDSVGLWAPNYMHWYLGMMASARAGLTSVGINPAFQGPEVAYCLNKVNVKAIVAPETFKSQNYYEILRSICPEIADADQGKIKSEKFPHLRSVIIDSKDSLKGALRFDDCLDLASSSEREEIGKLQAKICPESACNIQFTSGTTGNPKAAALSHYNFVNNGIHVGTRNQLEGERICVQVPLFHAFGVVITIMAGMSKGATLVLPAAGFSPKDSLQAIVKEKCTVIHGTPTMYVDLVSTQRKLQVPLGRIKKAITGGAIVSPQLIKDVKEVLGVEAMHSVFGLTETTAVIFQSVPNDSEDKILHTVGHLQDHVEAKVIDSDGKCVPLGQPGELCVRGYVTMLGYHGDPEKTEETIGKDKWLRTGDQFVLEANGYGRIVGRLKEMIIRGGENIFPKEIEDFLNTHPQVIEAHVIGVPDERLGEELCAFVRLNEEIDPATFTVEALRAYCKGKLAHFKIPRYVFPVEAFPKTTSGKIQKFKLVQEFKERVGKEREAVRV from the exons TGTGTCCACCTCTATGCCCGTTCTCATCAGCCACCGACATCATATTGGTAAAGAGCCGCTAGTCTATCGCACTGTGGGCCAGCAGTTGGAGCTGTCGGCGTCAAAATATCCTGATACGGAAGCCATCGTGTCCTGCCAGGAAGGTAAGCGGTACACCTTTAAGAGCCTGCTGGAGGAGGTCGACCGCTTGGCGGCAGGATTCCGGAGACTAGGACTGCGGCCTGGCGATTCTGTGGGGCTGTGGGCGCCCAACTATATGCACTGGTACCTGGGCATGATGGCATCCGCCCGGGCCGGACTTACCTCGGTTGGTATCAATCCAGCCTTCCAGGGCCCCGAGGTTGCCTACTGCCTGAACAAGGTGAATGTCAAAGCAATTGTGGCGCCGGAGACGTTCAAGTCACAGAACTATTACGAGATTCTGCGCAGCATTTGCCCGGAGATAGCAGATGCGGATCAGGGCAAGATCAAGAGCGAGAAGTTCCCGCACCTACGCTCCGTGATCATCGACAGCAAGGACAGTCTCAAAGGAGCCCTGCGCTTCGACGATTGCCTGGATCTGGCCAGCAGTAGCGAACGTGAGGAGATCGGCAAGTTGCAGGCCAAGATCTGTCCGGAAAGTGCCTGCAACATCCAGTTTACGTCGGGCACCACCGGCAATCCCAAGGCGGCAGCTCTCTCGCACTATAACTTCGTGAATAACGGCATCCATGTGGGGACTCGCAACCAGCTCGAGGGGGAGAGAATATGCGTCCAGGTGCCACTGTTCCATGCCTTCGGTGTGGTGATCACGATCATGGCCGGCATGAGCAAGGGGGCGACTCTGGTCCTGCCCGCGGCTGGCTTTAGTCCCAAGGACTCGCTGCAGGCCATCGTCAAGGAGAAGTGCACTGTGATACACGGAACGCCAACCATGTATGTGGACCTCGTGAGTACACAGCGGAAGCTTCAAGTGCCGCTGGGCAGAATCAAGAAAGCCATCACCGGTGGAGCCATAGTCTCGCCGCAGCTCATCAAGGACGTCAAGGAAGTCCTGGGCGTTGAGGCTATGCACAGTGTCTTCGGTCTGACGGAGACAACAGCCGTCATCTTCCAGTCCGTTCCCAACGACAGCGAGGACAAAATACTCCATACGGTGGGCCATCTGCAGGACCATGTCGAGGCCAAGGTAATCGATTCCGATGGCAAGTGCGTGCCCTTGGGCCAGCCCGGAGAGCTGTGCGTCCGCGGGTACGTGACAATGCTGGGCTATCATGGCGATCCGGAGAAGACCGAGGAGACAATTGGCAAGGACAAGTGGCTCCGCACCGGTGATCAGTTCGTCCTGGAGGCCAACGGATACGGACGCATCGTGGGTCGCCTCAAGGAGATGATCATCCGCGGCGGCGAGAACATATTCCCCAAGGAGATTGAAGACTTTTTAAACACCCATCCGCAAGTCATCGAAGCTCAT GTGATTGGAGTACCCGATGAGCGGCTGGGGGAGGAGCTCTGCGCATTTGTCCGCCTCAACGAGGAAATTGATCCTGCGACCTTCACCGTGGAGGCGTTGCGAGCATACTGCAAGGGCAAACTGGCGCACTTCAAGATACCGCGCTATGTGTTCCCCGTCGAGGCATTCCCCAAGACCACCTCTGGCAAGATCCAGAAGTTTAAGCTAGTGCAGGAGTTTAAGGAGCGCGTGGGCAAGGAACGTGAGGCCGTTAGAGTTTAG
- the LOC108162309 gene encoding filamin A-interacting protein 1-like isoform X7 produces MFDNFDFTNEKLSSQTMDFDLISWTVPHTPTSRHRIPKFMDNIAYAQGYAQQQLDACACAETKEQCARDRSALEETIGLLQQTQRDCEELRQELNAKDVEWAQRQQEREHLHRTELKQAEDKVMEMQMLAKQRFCELEAQLRAKDEEHKLVQEAYQLEVSHKLALKLEQLTTAEAQIMDLQSRLQKAGVQEQELRDRLIRKKNIHTTSIHEGAQREQELNERVQSLTKELNTLRASKEYSERDLRDRLTLSQDEISVLRTSSQQRSTSTRTSLSDTSAELCRLTSEAESLRCVLELKQAEISTLSKENADLKREGEERLKLANQLDLLKSKNELLQLELETKAEKEKETQQKLDELQKAYNHESMKRTRLTFDKEEMVYLLKTRTEKLHNAEARLQERSLSSQDGSHCFSRSTNESASSPTSPMIKGMIERNDSISWTLEIDGETPKVQSAKMVRRNGSLRGSNERSPIQRRQQSISNGHANGHSSSSLRNGTSSSVHRNGGPNPLSQSMSATALVRGSHSLSGESESVSRTRSHSMCIKASASTSAVCEKRHTSELATLGGELLLPDWNEDPHPVCSSSPHTHATLQSEMRPRSSTMKLMSSEANPLKKFQEIQESAGEAMVSGANSEDESCSASSEDMMRSSTSSTASVGSLSKRPKQPSSRMSIEEALPCTPMEVSWSEDAADAEAEA; encoded by the exons ATGTTTGACAATTTTGATTTCACCAACGAGAAACTGTCGTCCCAGACCATGGACTTTGATTTGATCAGCTGGACGGTGCCCCACACACCCACCAGCAGACACAGGATACCCAAATTTATGGATAATATCGCCTATGCCCAAGGCTATGCACAGCAACAG CTGGATGCCTGCGCCTGCGCGGAGACCAAAGAGCAGTGTGCCCGGGACAGGAGCGCCCTGGAGGAGACGATCGGGCTGCTGCAGCAGACGCAGCGGGATTGCGAGGAGCTGCGCCAAGAGCTGAACGCCAAGGACGTGGAGTGGGCCCAGCGGCAGCAGGAACGAGAGCATTTGCATCGCACTGAACTGAAGCAAG CTGAAGATAAAGTAATGGAGATGCAAATGCTTGCAAAGCAAAGGTTCTGCGAACTGGAGGCCCAGCTGCGGGCCAAGGACGAGGAGCACAAGCTGGTGCAGGAGGCCTACCAGCTGGAGGTCTCGCACAAGCTGGCCCTCAAGCTGGAACAGTTGACGACCGCCGAGGCACAGATAATGGATCTGCAGTCGCGCCTGCAAAAGGCCGGGGtccaggagcaggagctccGCGACAGACTTATCCGCAAGAAGAACATCCACACCACCAGCATTCACGAGGGCGCCCAGCGCGAACAGGAGCTCAACGAGCGCGTCCAGAGCCTCACCAAGGAGCTGAACACGTTGCGGGCCAGCAAGGAGTACAGCGAGCGCGATCTGCGCGATCGCCTGACCCTCTCACAGGACGAGATATCCGTGCTGCGAACCTCGTCCCAGCAGCGTAGTACCAGCACCAGGACCAGCCTGTCCGACACCAGTGCGGAGCTGTGCCGCCTGACCAGCGAGGCCGAGAGCCTGCGCTGCGTCCTGGAGCTGAAGCAGGCGGAGATTTCAACGCTGTCCAAGGAGAACGCGGACCTGAAGCGCGAGGGCGAGGAGCGCCTAAAGCTGGCCAATCAGCTGGATCTGCTCAAGTCCAAGAACGAGCTGCTGCAGCTAGAACTAGAGACCAAAGCCGAAAAGGAAAA GGAAACTCAACAAAAGTTGGATGAACTCCAGAAGGCCTACAATCATGAGAGCATGAAGCGCACTCGTCTCACCTTCGACAAGGAGGAAATGGTGTACCTCCTCAAGACACGCACCGAGAAGCTGCACAACGCCGAGGCTCGGCTGCAGGAGCGATCCCTCAGCTCGCAGGACGGTTCGCACTGCTTCAGCCGCAGCACCAACGAGTCAGCGTCGTCGCCCACATCGCCGATGATCAAGGGCATGATCGAGAGGAACGACTCGATCAGCTGGACCCTGGAGATCGACGGCGAGACGCCCAAGGTGCAGTCCGCCAAGATGGTGCGTCGCAACGGCTCTCTACGTGGCAGCAACGAGCGCAGTCCCATCCAGCGCCGCCAGCAGTCGATAAGCAATGGACACGCCAATGGTCACTCATCGTCGTCCCTAAGGAATGGCACCTCATCGTCGGTCCACAGAAATGGCGGACCCAATCCGCTCTCGCAGAGCATGTCGGCCACAGCGCTGGTGCGTGGCAGTCACTCACTCAGCGGCGAATCGGAGTCGGTGTCCCGCACACGATCCCATTCCATGTGCATCAAGGCCTCTGCTTCGACGTCCGCTGTTTGCGAGAAACGACACACATCCGAGCTCGCCACGCTGGGCGGAGAGCTGCTATTGCCCGACTGGAACGAGGATCCCCATCCCGTCTGCTCCAGCTCGCCACATACCCATGCCACGCTGCAGTCGGAGATGCGTCCGCGCAGCTCCACCATGAAGCTCATGTCGTCCGAGGCCAATCCCCTGAAGAAGTTCCAGGAGATCCAGGAGTCGGCCGGCGAGGCCATGGTCTCCGGTGCCAACTCCGAGGACGAGAGCTGCTCGGCCTCATCGGAGGACATGATGCGCAGCTCCACCTCCAGCACAGCATCGGTGGGCTCCCTCTCCAAGAGACCGAAGCAGCCGTCCTCCCGCATGTCCATTGAGGAGGCGCTGCCCTGCACCCCCATGGAGGTCAGCTGGTCGGAGGATGCCGCCGATGCGGAGGCCGAGGCATGA